The Athalia rosae chromosome 4, iyAthRosa1.1, whole genome shotgun sequence DNA segment ATTATGAGTTATAAAAATCTCATTACGCCAACGATTTACCAGTTAATTGGGATAATCATGTACAAGTGGACAGTGAGGATATCTACCATTAGAGTGTTACGTTGAATACTTTTATAATATCAAGAATCATTCTACTTCAAATAATCAATTACCAGTGCATTTATAAATGCAATGTGACCTCTTTGTCTTTTTATGTTCAAATTCTGATTTGGAAGATGATTCGAAAATGCAACAATGAGTCTCTAGTTCTTGCCGGGTCCGTAGTAGCGTACCATTGCAAAGCTCAGTCTGTTCAGTAAAGTCAGTAAAGGTCACGAGAGACACCGATTGCAGTGCCGAGGTGCCacctagaaattttttctgacAACTCCACAGATTTTTGCTTGTAATAGCAGTTGCACATAACCTCAGCCTTTAGTGCTTGTCAGTGTTAAGACTTTTAGAAGGTTTTGATATTTGGCTGTTTAAGAACAAAGTATCAACATGCCGGACCACTTAGGAGATGATATGCGAAAAGTGAAAcccgaaaaagagaaggaagaaaaggaaataaaatgtaagAATTACCTATTTAATAATCAGTAgctttttttaattaccgtATGCATTTCGGCACTCCTGCCGCACTTTATGAATcctaaaatattttatcatttcagcTCTCGATGAAGGAGATATTGCCCTTCTAAAAACCTATGTAAGtctataaaataaaagcaagAGCTCTTACTTGTACTGCTGAATAAGTTCACCCAACTAACACAATGCTTCTGCAATTTCAGGGCCAGGGCCAGTACACAAAGAGCATAAAGGTTGTTGAAGAAGACATCCAGACAATTATTAAACGTGTCAATGAATTGACCGGAATCAAAGAGTCTGATACGGGTCTTGCGCCACCTGCACTATGGGATTTAGCGGCAGATAAACAAACTTTGCAGAATGAGCAGCCCCTTCAAGTAGCACGGTGTACTAAAATCATAAATGCAGATTCCGATGACCCAAAGTACATAATAAATGTCAAGCAGTTTGCTAAGTTCGTCGTAGACCTGGCTGACTCTGTGGCTCCCACTGATATAGAAGAGGGAATGAGAGTCGGGGTCGATCGTAACAAATATCAAATCCACATACCATTACCACCAAAAATTGATCCAACTGTGACTATGATgcaagttgaagaaaaacctGATGTCACATATAGCGATGTTGGAGGATGCAAAGAGCAGATTGAAAAACTCAGAGAAGTCGTAGAAACTCCCCTTTTACATGTATGATTTCAAGCATTTTtaatccgtttttttttcccttattatcatatttccctaaaaattttttaactatTGTGCACTCACcagtttttgttcttcttatttctagccggaaaaatttgtcaaccTAGGAATCGAGCCCCCAAAAGGTGTCCTTTTATTCGGGCCACCTGGTACAGGAAAAACTCTCTGTGCTCGAGCTGTAGCCAACAGAACAGATGCATGCTTCATCCGTGTTATCGGCTCTGAATTAGTCCAAAAATACGTAGGAGAGGTAAGTTGTCccagatgaaaaataagagcCGAGTTGCTTTCATTTCCTAACTAATATCCTATGACAGGGTGCCAGGATGGTCAGAGAGCTATTTGAAATGGCTCGAAGTAAGAAGGCATGCCTTATTTTCTTTGACGAGATTGACGCCATTGGTGGTGCACGGTTTGACGATGGGGCTGGTGGTGATAACGAAGTACAGCGTACTATGTTGGAGTTGATCAATCAGCTTGACGGGTAAATACTTGGATACAATTATCTCTGAAGTGAAAACAGATCGAAATTAACGGAATTCTGAcgttcaataaaatattttcaattttttagctTTGACCCACGAGGTAACATCAAAGTTTTGATGGCAACTAACAGGCCTGATACCTTGGACCCAGCTCTGATGCGTCCCGGACGTCTGGATCGTAAAGTGGAATTCGGTTTACCGGATTTGGAGGGCCGAACCcatatatttaaaattcacGCGCGATCCATGAGCGTGGAACGGAATATTCGATTTGAATTACTAGCTCGCTTGTGCCCGAATAGTACAGGAGCGGAAATTCGTTCAGTTTGTACAGAGGCAGGCATGTTCGCCATTAGAGCTCGTCGTAAAGTCGCAACTGAAAAGGACTTCCTCGAAGCTATCCATAAAGTAATTAAGTCTTACGCTAAATTCTCAGCTACCCCAAGGTACATGACTTACAACTAAAGTCGATTAGACTAAAAAATGTTTCTACGATATCaacatttataaataattttcattctctgtcGTTTGATATT contains these protein-coding regions:
- the LOC105692710 gene encoding 26S proteasome regulatory subunit 7 — translated: MPDHLGDDMRKVKPEKEKEEKEIKSLDEGDIALLKTYGQGQYTKSIKVVEEDIQTIIKRVNELTGIKESDTGLAPPALWDLAADKQTLQNEQPLQVARCTKIINADSDDPKYIINVKQFAKFVVDLADSVAPTDIEEGMRVGVDRNKYQIHIPLPPKIDPTVTMMQVEEKPDVTYSDVGGCKEQIEKLREVVETPLLHPEKFVNLGIEPPKGVLLFGPPGTGKTLCARAVANRTDACFIRVIGSELVQKYVGEGARMVRELFEMARSKKACLIFFDEIDAIGGARFDDGAGGDNEVQRTMLELINQLDGFDPRGNIKVLMATNRPDTLDPALMRPGRLDRKVEFGLPDLEGRTHIFKIHARSMSVERNIRFELLARLCPNSTGAEIRSVCTEAGMFAIRARRKVATEKDFLEAIHKVIKSYAKFSATPRYMTYN